The genomic segment TACTCTGCCTTGAGATCCTTGGATGAAAAgcaggcaataaataaataaataaataaataaataaatcaatcaatcaatcaatcaatcaatcaatcaatcaatcaatcaatcaatcaatcaatcaatcaatcaatcaatccttttCATGTTCAATGGCACCAACTGCTGTGTAGGAACAATTGTAAGGATGCCAGTTTGGCCTGGCAAAACATTCTTCCAAGATCGCAGTCTGGAGAACATGTTATCTTTCTTCTGTTGATTATTGCTCCCTGCAAACGATCAACACTGCTTGAAGATATGATCTTATTGACGCCACCACTACAGTCATTGTTATCCCAGTGTACTACTTCATTTTTCAGTAGAACCCAAAGATAGCACAGAAGTATTTCAAGCAAaatgaaggaagtaggaaaatcACATAGAAGGTCATTTCAAACAAATTGAAAACATCACACCTCTTTGTTCTTTATGTCCTCACAAAATTATCTGGAGCTGAAATAGGCAACACTTCGCCCTCCAGGCGTTGTTGGGCTGCAATTTTATGAGTATAGCCGGTCATGAGGAAAGATGGCAGTTGCCTCCCCTGAAGTTCCGGAAGGCTGCCTGTTGTCTACTTCAGTTCTACAGCATACAAGAGATGGCTTGGCATCCctatgaatatttaacaaaaaatAGGTTTCGCTAGATCTACTGAGACTCTGAATCTTGGCTGACTTTAGTCTTTTCCAGGCCATAAGAGAAATTCATCTATAACTTTGTTTGTGGCATTACCACAACTCctctgagcttggaaaaaaaagacttctgggagttgtaatccaaatagTCATTTTCCTTCCAAGCTCTATGCCAGTTTCAGTTGTCTTGAGAGATCCCGAAATATACAGTTAATGCATTTAGGAACAGTATGTGCGGTGTCATCCTCAGAGATAAATGGAGCATACAGGAGCAAATGTCAGATAACAAAATAGAGAGTATCTAGTGCCAAGTGTTTGCAACCTGTGTCTTTGCAATACAAGCAGAGTATGTCGCTCCAATAATTGTAATTTATTAAATTTCACTTACTTGATGAAAGAGTAAAGGGCACAGTTCAGATAAATATATTCAAAATCTAAATGAATCCACTAGAAGGACTTTTCACACAACCATTTTATACATTTTACAGCTTTAGAATTGTTTTCATAGAGACTGGTCTTCTTAAAGGCAgaaccctaaaaaaaaaaaaaagaaaaaagaaacaaacaaagaaaaactaaACCTCAGATAAAATTTCCCAGCCAACAATATAAAACAGAGGCAGTAGGTTACATGTGACCATATGGAGTACAGTTATTATTAAAGAGCTGGAACCAGGCAGATAGACAGTCATTGTATATCTGAGCATCAGAAACATGAGGAAAAGGAGATTGCTATATGCCCCTTTCCTGCATTTGTGTTCTTCTGTATGCATGAAGACCCCTTGCTGTACAGGAGTTCTGTTTCCCCAGAGGTTCTAAATTCGGAACAGAGCCATTACAGTACATAGGAAGAGACAGGGATGTTTGAGCAGTAAGGGGTCCACAAGGACAGCAAGATCTAAATGGAAACTAGGGGATTTGTAACCCTTCATGATGTATAAGACATAGGGGAAAATGTCCTTCCTAGTATGCAGCACTAGAATTTCCACCTACTTATCCTCTTTGACCCATATTTTCTATTAAACAGAACCAAAACATTCCTTACCATCATGAATGATAACCCTGTATTGTCTTTCTAAGCAAAGGTCCATCTGCTTCTGCCGGATAATTCTTTGCACTTCTGGAGAGAGCCCATTTGGGTCCCGAGAGAACACAAAGGAGTAGCTATCTGCACATGTCCCATCTTCATTGAGCTGCCGGCAGGAGTAGTGAAGAGCATATGTGTCATAATCTGTGGCCACTACCCAGTGATCATCATCTAGAGAAACCATAAGAGAATTGAAAAAGTTATCTCACTGTTCTACCTCTGTGCACTTCAAATGCTGTGTCACACTTTATGTTGCTGTGGAAGATGGATCTCTGTGTATTTGATCAATGTGTGGTAGAAAAGATTGGGGGTGGGCacttaatttctataggggggggcgCATGAAAAATCAGAACTGTGTTctggggccaaaccaactttacttaaaaataaaatgaaacagtgatgttatgattgtttttattttaaacttgttaatctttacaaatactaaagaggttttttgtggtatgttaaagataagcaactgatcaactttagacaaaaagctataaatggttttgatgttcaaaactgttcgTGGGCCGGACGGGGggagccctcgggccgcactttgcccaggtctggtgtaaTGTAAGGCAATTTGTAAATTTAGTCAAACGATGGCACCGGTTGTTTCTGACCCAAAAAGAGAGGATTCCTATTTTGACATTTTGGGGTGAAGCATGTGCCCACCCAATgtgtatttcctttaaaaatgaaagtgtttaaaaaacccaataaaatCAAATATGGGTTTAGAAACAATCAGCAAGCACCAAATGCTTtggaatatttctttttaattgcacaGATGCTTTCTGCAGAGCAAACATTTGAAAACACTGAACAAATACACAAAATTTGGGTATTTTGACCTGATGCCATAGATAGGGATGTTGACCCTTTGGACTGAGTCTTTAGGAAGCCGCAGGTTTTGGTTTCGTGGCAGTACAAAGGTTGAACACCTACTGAAGgttgaagaaagaggagggggaaattaTATCCCAAGAGGGAACCTATGCTAAATTCCAGAGCTGGCCTCTTACAGAAAGAAAATAGTTAAATGCATAGGATTCTTAGAGCACTAATTAATTTACTTTGTCTTGCTTGCCTGGGTTCAAACAAGATATGAAGGAGAATATGTATTTCCTCCAATGAACCCATTTTCCATCCTACTACTGGATTTGCCAGTTAGGGCCATGTTTATCTTCCAATGGCACTGGCCAGTCCTAACATAAAGCGTATTGCTAACCTGTTAAGGAAAATCTCATGCTATGACAAATATACAGTACCCTGTataccacttgagggagcacctgtTCTAAAAATGTGTTAAGTGTATCTTCTATGGTCAAGCACGTTAAGTGTATCATCTAAGGTCAtctgaaaatctgaaaaatcTCAGTAACGCAGTGGGGAGTGAAAGTGACAAATATGTATGTTTCCCAGGTAATGGTTTGAGTTTCTGTTATGGCAGAATCATGACGAGCCCTCTTTGTGTTCCTGCTTAACAAAGATAAAAAACATTTGGTGGGGTTTGAGGGGGCTGAGTGTAGAATTCTGGGACATACCATCCAAAAAGCAAATGCCACCCCGATTTCAGCTACTTAAAATTACAGTACTAGATAACTTTAATATTCCTatttctctccttgctgtttgAGTTAAATCAAGAAGATGCAACTGTTTGTGGGATCAAGGGTGTGCCTTCTCTTGAGAATGTGGTTGTTGGTCAGATACAACCAGTGCTGAGTGAGGTTTAGACTAAGAGTGAGTGATACACACCTTTGTCCCCTTACATCTGAAATATCCCCTCTAAAAGCACACACTCTCACACCCACGTACATTCCAGATATAACCACAAGCTACGTAAACTATGGCTTAGAGAGATGTGTGGCTTGTATGAACAACCAGCTACATGCAGCCCCATCAGCTGTTTAACCTGAGTCTTCATGTGTATAAGAATGAAGTGCCATTTTAGGCCACATATTGAGCTATTATTTTTGAACATCCCCGAAAACATAACAAATGTTATGTTTGTTATGCAAACAGAAAGCTAGCAGATCAGATTCaggacaaaatcctgtttgctTTTATAGTCCTCTTCACATGTGGTAGCTGTTTCCCCATCTTTTGTACACTTGAGCAAGCAGAGAGCCTCACTACTTAAAATGAAGTGATCATGCAGCTATCCAAAGTTACTAACCAAAGACTTCCCAGCTATGCTGGTTTGATTCTGTATCTGCAGGGGTTTTTAGCACAGAGCAGAGTGTTCCTCTCTGCAATCTGCAGCGATACAGTGATGCATTGTACAACCTTTGCCCTCTGCTGTCTCATTCTGTTTCATGCGTGGACTAGATCCAGCACAAATACAGTCATATTTTCCTATCAAGCTGGAAAAGAGGCTAATGTTTGACCCATCATGATGTCCACCCTTGTTATCCTCAGAATAAAGAAGAATGCAACCTCTAGAACTGACCTCTAGAATCAGATTATTCAAGCAAATGGCAGATTAttggggaaggaaaagaagataaaagCATAGCCTTTGCTCATGTTAGTGAAAACTAATTTTTCTTGTGGGTGAGGAGAGGAGCCATCTGAAACAAAATTTCCTACTTTTGTGCAAGTTTTTGTATCTGCACAAATTAATGCCATTAATGGATGCTGATTTATTTATGAATTTGGACCACTCAATGAGCTGTTAGTATCTTTCTTAACCTCACTGTTTCCTGTATACAAGTGTACTATTTGCTTCCAAGAGGAAAGGATCCTAAAAAGTGTCTGGCAAGGAATTTCACAGGACTTTAAAATCCCTTGCTGGGGTGTCTCATTTTGTTTGGACAGCATAAGGTCAGAAACAACATTAGAGGTAGACTGtgcctagaagaagaaaaaatctttaACTTATAAAAGCATCTGAGTGCATCTCATTTATAAATGCATCCAAGTTTGCTTGCTTTGTCTGATGTCTTCACAACTAAGCATATTATAgctctgaagtctgatttcacaaccTGGAAAAAGTGCAAAATTAATGTGATTTCTGCTCTGATTACATGCTGTCTCAAATATCTATTGTTGGTCTGACTGAATGAGGAATTTAGTGAAGATTCTTTCCACCCCTCTTGCATATATTGCAATCTTACAGAGTCGCACTCACTTCCCTTCTGGAGATAGGATGCCACACCCCAGTATTTCATCTTGAACTTGGCAGGATCCTCTGTTTCTGTGAATGAGCCAACCATGTCAGCACAAATGTCCCAGTTACTGAAAAGAGGAGAGATAGAGAGTTAGCCTTCTACAACTCTGCCTGTGCAGAATGCAATTAGAAAAAGAGAGGACTAAAGAGTGAGAGTAAGTAGCAAACGTGCAGGACCCCCTGAGGTACGGTTGGCCCAACACATTTATCATACCTGAAATAGAATGATAAATGATCCCTTGCTTCCCAGAGATTGAAATGCCTGTTTTCTAGACTTCAGTTACCAGAAAAACACAGTCTAGCAAGGCTGGCCACGCTGGCTGTAAtgttctgggaaatgaaatccaaTTAGAATCCAATCGATTGATTgatagattcattcattcattattaatTGATGAAAATTCCtgtctttgcccccccccccccgagtaaaGATGCATAGTACTCAGGACTAGCTCAAAATGGTTTATTGCTTTAGGTGAAAGCCAAAATGGTGCCTCCTCCCTACCCCATATACAGAAGCCAACCGGACTGGCCAACAGGAGTGATAAGAGAACATCTTGTATTGTACTTGATGGAAGAGGCTAGTTAAAGCCAAGCACAGAGCTCTGTTTTCTAATGGAGGGTAACCGTCAAGAAGCTATTGCGTCTCCTTCCTTCAAATTGTCCCTTATTTGGCACCCAAGATGACTTTCTCCTTCTGACTTATTGTATGGGCAGTTACGACAAATATCCATGGTCAGTTAAGTTATATTCTGTCTTTCCCTATGTATGAGTGCTCAGTGAGTGCCCACCAGGGCTTGGGCACCTGGTATAGGACATCTTATATGCACCTGTACTCCTTGGTAGTAAAAATGCAGCATCAATACAGTGTGAAAAACTAATGACTTGCTGCTTTTTCATGATACCTTAAACCAGCTGCCCAAGGCAGACACCTCACTCTGTttaatggctgttgttgttgtttagtcatgtctgactcttcgtgaccccacggaccagagcacgccagtccctcctgtcttccactggtaGGGGTGaccttgttttaaaggaagaaacaaaaacagaaaaagtccAGCTGACTTACTTGAACAACTGCACTTTGCCCCTTGCAGTAGCAGTCATCTTCCCAGTCTCGTCAACAAAAAACGAGGCTACCACATTGTCCTGGAGAAACAGTCCTTCAGGGTCTTTCTTGGCCATAGCATACCAAGTTCCAGCATACTGCAGGAAGGGAAGAAACATTCTTTATCAGGCCTATATGGAAGGAAGTAAAGGGAACACACATGGAACCATGTTCTGTCATGGCTGCAGAAAATAGGTCCCCAAGTTACAGTTTTAGCCATAGAGTTGGCACCCCAAAATTTACCAAAATGAAAATAGAGATGCAAGCTCATGGCAGGGAGGGGTGGTGCAGAAACATCTCAAGTAAAACATCTAAGGATTATAAAAAGTTGCTCCAATGGTTTTGGACACATTTTCAGGATTCACAGCTAATTTTGTCCAAATTATCCAAATTCATCACAATC from the Pogona vitticeps strain Pit_001003342236 chromosome 3, PviZW2.1, whole genome shotgun sequence genome contains:
- the RBP4 gene encoding retinol-binding protein 4, with translation MVPTRGLVAWVVLMALALLDPRCHAQRDCRVSSFKVQENFDKYRYAGTWYAMAKKDPEGLFLQDNVVASFFVDETGKMTATARGKVQLFNNWDICADMVGSFTETEDPAKFKMKYWGVASYLQKGNDDHWVVATDYDTYALHYSCRQLNEDGTCADSYSFVFSRDPNGLSPEVQRIIRQKQMDLCLERQYRVIIHDGFCL